In the genome of Candidatus Cloacimonadota bacterium, the window GGGAATATGTCAAGCATAAATTGGGATTTATACCGATGGCGGGAGTTCATCACCGGTATTGAGGAGAATAAATATGTTGACAGCTATGGAACCCGCGTATTTTTACAGCATCCTGAACCCAAGGAGTCAAAATGCGAGCTTTACTAAGTTTTGCCTGCTTTCTGGCGCTTGTTGCATCCGCCAGCATTCTCACAGCCCAAACCCCCCAATGGCTTTGGGCCTACCAGATGGAAGCTCCCATCAACATCCTGCCCTACGCCACGGCTACCGACGGTTCCGGCAACTGCTTTGTGACCGGCTGGTTCAGCGGCAACGCCGTTTTTGGCTCAGTCACCCTGGAGTGCGCCGGAGGCGATGACATCTTCCTGGCCAAATACTCTCCCTCCGGTGAACTGCTCTGGGCCACGCGGGGCGGGGGGCCCGGCGGCGATGAGTCTTTTGGGATCACAGCAGATGACGCCGGCAACGTGTGGATCACCGGTTATGCCGGGGATGGCGCGGTTTTTGGTTCCACCACCCTTTCCGGAGGGAGCGGCTTCATTTTCGTGGCCAAAGCAAACCCCAACGGAACCTGGCTTTGGGCGAACAAAAACGGCGACACCGGAGCCTACGGCGACGACCGCGGACATGCCATAACTGCCGATCCGCAGGGCAACTCCTATATTACAGGCTACATTAAGGGCAATGCCATCTTTGGTGATACGATCCTGAACACTCTCAGTGGCGATGAGCCGGCAGCTTTCGTTGCCAAGCTGGACTCTTCAGGCGAATGGGTTTGGTCCTATCCAACCTTCGGAATCACCTACGGCGACAGATCCTGGGGCCACGGCATTGACGTGGATGGCTTTGGAGATCTGGTGATCGCGGGTCTGTTCATGGGCCAGATGGCGGTGGGAAGCACCCAACTGGCCAGCGATGGACTGGACGCCTTTGTGGCAAAATTCAGCGGCCAGTCCTGGTCCTGGGCCAGGAAAGCCGGAGGGGGCATGTCTGACAAGGCTTGGGCTGTGGCCGCGGATAACGCTGGCAACTGCTATGTGGCTGGATGTTTCACTGTTTCCGCCAGTTTTGGCCCCATTACCCTTACCAGCAGTGACGCGGGAGGGGACGGTTTCGTGGGTAAACTTGATCAGTCCGGCTCCTGGCTGTGGGTGGCCCAGGCAGGAGGCGCTGGCTCACAAGACCTGCGCGGCATCGCCCTCGGGGGTGAAGGAAATGTCTGCGTGGGCGGCTACTATAGCGATCCGACCATTTGCGGAAGCCACGTGTTGCCAAGCTCTGCCGGAGGTTTTGATTGCCTTGCCGCAAAGTTGGATCCGGCAGGGAATTTCATCTGGGCTTTGGGCGCGGGAGGCGGAGGCGAGGACTGGACCCAGGGGATTTCCTGTGACACTGAGGGCAACAGCTTTCCCGTTGGCAGGTTCGGCACCGCGGCTGTATTCGGAGGCAACAGCCTCTACCAAATCATTGGACCATACGGTGGATTTGTAGCCAAGGCTTCTTCCGGCGGATCTTTCAGCGACGATCAACAGGTGCCGGAAGCGGCTGGACCGCGCCTGAGCGTGTGGCCCAATCCTTTGCTTATGGGAGACACTGCTGTGCTGAAAGCGGATCTGCCGGAAGACGAATCAGCTTCGGTAAGCATACATAACCTGCGGGGCCAACTGCTGAAAGTTTGGGATTTTAGCGCTGGAACCAGTGAAGCAGTCTTTAACACTGCCGGTCTACCGACCGGTATCTACCTCTGCCGCTTAAAATCAGCTGGCGCGGTCCGGGTGGCCAAGCTGGTGATCATGCCTTGAGACTCTTGTTGACACGGGTTTAGGATTTCCCTCCGGCCAGAACAGGCCGGCCAGATACGCCGTGGGGATAACTCCGCTAGATCTCCAGCCCTGTCTCCAGCCTGATGAAGCTGCGGTGAGCGGCAAAGGCGATGGGCGGCAGTTCTTTCAGGGGATGGAACACGGCCTCCTCAGCATCATCTCCGGCCTGCAGTTTTCCCCCGGTCACTTGCATCCGGAAACCCAGGCTCAGCACGCGCTCGTAGATGGGGCTGTAGCCGTAGTACCAAGCGATGAAGCGCTCCACCTCACCCTCCAGCCCGGTTTCTTCCTTCAGTTCAGCCACGGCGTTCTCTTCGGGCGTAAGATATATCTCCATATAGCCGCTGGGCAGGGCCCACATTCCCGCCCTGGGAGGGAGTTTCCGCTTCACCAACAGCAGTTCCCCGGCCGCGTTGAGCACCAGGACGGCCACAGCGGGGATGGGATTCTTGTATTGCACCCGGCCGCAAGCTTCGCAGACCAGGCGGGCTTTGCCCTCGTGGTCCTCCCTGGGAACCAGCCGGCCTCCGCAGCCTTGGCAGAACTTCACTTCGGGGTATTGGGGTTCTTCATGTTCAAGCATGAGACCAGGCTGGCCATCCGCTCCGGCCTGTCAACCCCTTTGTGCGCGGCATCCGCTCCGGGCCCCAATCGAGGGCAGTATCGTGCGGGGGTTGAACTTTTCCCTTGACAGGATTTCGACGCGTTCCCACATAGGAATCATTACTATTCAGGATGCGTCATGATTGCCAAACAGATATTTGCCGAACGCTTGGAAAGCTTTCTGGCCAAGGCGAAGGAACGCGGCGTACGGGTTACGCCCCAGCGCCTGGCCATCCACCGGATCGTGGCTTCCAGCGAAGACCATCCCGGGGCGGAGGAGGTGCACAAAAAACTTCGCCGCCGCTTTCCCACCGTCTCGCTGGACACGGTCTACCGCACCCTCCGTTTGTTGGAGGAACTGGAACTGGTAAGCGCGGTACACCCTCACCACGATACTCAGCGTTTCGACGCCAACACCAGGCCACACCACCATTTCATCTGCCTCCGCTGCGAACTGATCCGCGACTTCACGAACCCCAGACTCAGCGCCCTCTCCATTCCCTCCGAAAGCCTGGCCTTTGGCCTGCCCCGGGACCTGAGTGTGGAGGTGCGCGGCGTTTGCAACAACTGCTTGAACAAACCAGGCAAGAACCGTAAAAACTAATAAGGAGCACATCCATGGACGACAAGAAGAAAAAACTCACCCACGTCTCCGGCGCCCCGGTGCCGAACAACAACGACATCCTCACCGCCGGAAAGCGCGGACCGCTGCTGATGCAGGACGTCTGGCTGGTGGAAAAACTGGCCCATTTCGACCGCGAGGTGATCCCCGAACGCCGCATGCACGCCAAAGGCTCCGGCGCTTACGGCACTTTCACCGTAACCCACGACATCACCAAGTACACCAAGGCGAAGATTTTCTCCGAGATCGGGAAGCAGACCGAGTGCTTCGTGCGCTTCTCCACCGTGGCCGGAGAACGCGGCGCCGCCGACGCCGAGCGCGACATCCGCGGCTTCGCCCTCAAGCTCTACACCGAAGAGGGAAACTGGGACATCGTGGGCAACAACACCCCGGTCTTCTTTTTCCGCGATCCCCTGCGCTTTCCCGGGCTCAACCACGCCGTGAAGCGCGATCCCAAGACCAACTTGCGCAGCGCCACCAACAACTGGGACTTCTGGAGTTCGCTGCCGGAGGCCATCCATCAGGTCACCATCACCATGAGCGACCGCGGCATCCCTCTCTCTTACAGGCACATGAACGGTTACGGCTGCCACACCTTCGCCATGTATGACAGGGACAACCACCGCGTCTGGGTGAAATTCCACTTCAAAACCCAACAAGGCATTAAAAACCTCACCGACGCCGAGGCTGAAGAACTTGTCGGGAAAGACCGCGAAAGCCATCAGCGCGACCTCTTTGAAGCCATCCAAAAAGGCGATTTTCCCCGCTGGACCCTGTCCATCCAGGTGATGACCGAAGAAGAGGCCAACGCTCTGCCTTACAATCCTTTCGATGTCACCAAGGTCTGGTCCAAAAAGCAGTGGCCCCTCATCGAGGTGGGCGTGCTGGAACTGAACAAAAACCCCGAAAACTATTTCCAGGATGTGGAACAGGCCGCCTTCACCCCGGCCAACATCATCCCCGGCATCGGCTATTCACCCGACCGCATGCTGCAGGCCAGGCTCTTTTCCTACGGCGACGCCCAACGCTACCGTCTGGGCATCAACCACCACCAGATCCCCGTGAACAAAGCCCGCTGCGAGGTGAACGCCTTCCACCGCGACGGCGCCATGCGCCTGGACGGAAACTACGGCGCCACCAGGGGTTATGATCCCAATTCCTATGGCGAATGGCAGGACCAGCCGAACTTC includes:
- a CDS encoding NUDIX hydrolase, translated to MLEHEEPQYPEVKFCQGCGGRLVPREDHEGKARLVCEACGRVQYKNPIPAVAVLVLNAAGELLLVKRKLPPRAGMWALPSGYMEIYLTPEENAVAELKEETGLEGEVERFIAWYYGYSPIYERVLSLGFRMQVTGGKLQAGDDAEEAVFHPLKELPPIAFAAHRSFIRLETGLEI
- a CDS encoding transcriptional repressor, translating into MIAKQIFAERLESFLAKAKERGVRVTPQRLAIHRIVASSEDHPGAEEVHKKLRRRFPTVSLDTVYRTLRLLEELELVSAVHPHHDTQRFDANTRPHHHFICLRCELIRDFTNPRLSALSIPSESLAFGLPRDLSVEVRGVCNNCLNKPGKNRKN
- a CDS encoding T9SS type A sorting domain-containing protein; this encodes MRALLSFACFLALVASASILTAQTPQWLWAYQMEAPINILPYATATDGSGNCFVTGWFSGNAVFGSVTLECAGGDDIFLAKYSPSGELLWATRGGGPGGDESFGITADDAGNVWITGYAGDGAVFGSTTLSGGSGFIFVAKANPNGTWLWANKNGDTGAYGDDRGHAITADPQGNSYITGYIKGNAIFGDTILNTLSGDEPAAFVAKLDSSGEWVWSYPTFGITYGDRSWGHGIDVDGFGDLVIAGLFMGQMAVGSTQLASDGLDAFVAKFSGQSWSWARKAGGGMSDKAWAVAADNAGNCYVAGCFTVSASFGPITLTSSDAGGDGFVGKLDQSGSWLWVAQAGGAGSQDLRGIALGGEGNVCVGGYYSDPTICGSHVLPSSAGGFDCLAAKLDPAGNFIWALGAGGGGEDWTQGISCDTEGNSFPVGRFGTAAVFGGNSLYQIIGPYGGFVAKASSGGSFSDDQQVPEAAGPRLSVWPNPLLMGDTAVLKADLPEDESASVSIHNLRGQLLKVWDFSAGTSEAVFNTAGLPTGIYLCRLKSAGAVRVAKLVIMP
- a CDS encoding catalase; this encodes MDDKKKKLTHVSGAPVPNNNDILTAGKRGPLLMQDVWLVEKLAHFDREVIPERRMHAKGSGAYGTFTVTHDITKYTKAKIFSEIGKQTECFVRFSTVAGERGAADAERDIRGFALKLYTEEGNWDIVGNNTPVFFFRDPLRFPGLNHAVKRDPKTNLRSATNNWDFWSSLPEAIHQVTITMSDRGIPLSYRHMNGYGCHTFAMYDRDNHRVWVKFHFKTQQGIKNLTDAEAEELVGKDRESHQRDLFEAIQKGDFPRWTLSIQVMTEEEANALPYNPFDVTKVWSKKQWPLIEVGVLELNKNPENYFQDVEQAAFTPANIIPGIGYSPDRMLQARLFSYGDAQRYRLGINHHQIPVNKARCEVNAFHRDGAMRLDGNYGATRGYDPNSYGEWQDQPNFSEPPFPLEGDADRYNFHEDDNDYYSQPRALFHLMSAEQKQVLFDNTMRNLGDAPREIKVRHIINCWKVDSAYGEGVAKACGIAMDEIPVQ